GAGGTTCATCAAGGGATGATAGAGATACCAGCTGTCGACCGCGTCCGCGTCCTTGTCCGCCCCAACATTGGGGAGATAGCGGCGCAGCGTCCTGAGCCTTGGATCGTAGAATTTGCGCAGGCCCGCTTCGAGCGCCGCCTTGAGCGGCACCCCCTCGCCAAGCCACGCCTCATAGTCCCGCAACGCCGCCAGCACCGACAGCTGCACCATCGAGTCGGGATATTCGGCGGCGGTATAGGGGTGGAGATAAAGATGGCCGTAATGGCGGATGGTCGCTTCGGGCGCCCGATCGAGATCGCGCAGCGTCCGCCGCGCGCGCTCAGGCCAGTCGTGCCATTCCGCCTCGGGCAATTCGATCTGGCGATATATGGCGCCGAGCAATGTCAGATAGCGCTGCGCCATCGCCGTCTCGTCGGCGTCGGTCTCGTCGTGAATAGCGACGAAGGTGTCATAGACGACCACGGTCTCGCCCGCCCTCAATGGGTCGAGCGGCGGCTGCGGGCTCTGCGGCGGGGTTGGCGGCAGATAGCCGAGCTCGGGCCATTCGCCGCCCACCGCACCATCGGGTTTGGTATTGGTGGCGCGAAACCGCGCGTTGAGCGACGTGAAATTCTGGAAATAGAGGATGCTGCCGAACGCGGGTTTCTCGAGACGCAGGTAACACACGCCGCTGTTCAGACCCCGCTGCGCCGCCTCGACCTTGCCCTGCGCGCGGGTCGGGTCGTCATTGGCATCCAGCGGATAAAGATCGCGAGGGTAGAAGGGAACAAGCAGGCCGACCGCGGGCGTCAGGCTCGTCGTGATGCGAAGCACCGGAACCTCGCCATCCGCGATCCGCATGACAAGCAGCTGGTGTCCGGCGCTGGTGTCGAGCTCGATGCGCAGTTTTTCGCCTGCCCCGCGCCGGACGCGCCGTATGTGCCGGCAGCCGCCCTGCGCCTGCGCGACCCGGAGCGCCAGCCCACCGCGATCCGGCCGTCGAACGAGCGCCCAGACGGCGTCGCAGCCTTCGGCAATCTCGATCGCGAGACCCCCGTGGTCGAACGCGGCGATCCGGCGCATGCCGCCGGCAAGCTCGTCGCGCAGGGTGAGGACATAGGCGCTGACGGGGCGCGTCGACCCTATCTTCGGCCTGGCGGCACGCTTGGGATGCGCCTTCATCATCGCTCCGCCGCTATTATACGGTGTCGGCGAAGCCAGCGTGCGCGCAGGCGGGCATCATGCAGGAGCGAACCGCTGAATTCGGTGACGGCGCGCAGGCCCGCGACCGTACCGAGATTGCGCGCAACCCGGCCGGCTTCGCCCCAAACCTGTTCGATCATCGCACGCCGGTCGATCTGGCCTTCTTCCTGGACCAGCGAGAGCCGGTGCAGCGCGTAGAGACCAAGCGCGCCGGCGATCAGGAAGTAGAAATCCCACTGCGAAAGACCGAGCGGCGAGAAGACCGCAACGCCATTCGGACTTGTCCAGCGTAGGACAAGCTCGAAGCGTCGGGCGGCAAAAAAGTCGGCGAAAATGCCGCCCAGGATAGGCGCGACGCCAGCAGCGAGCGAGCTCACCAGCGCGCTCGTGGCGACATAAGCGGTCGCCTCGCCCTTGGGACTGAGTTTGAGCGCGATGTTGGCCGTGGCGAGCGTAACTCCGGCCACGGCAGCGCCCATCAGCAAATGCAGACCCACAAGATAGGCCATGCCGGCATCGCTCTTGCCGAGCTGCGATGCGACGACCATTCCGACGATGGCGAGGATATAGAGGGGGGCCGCGACCAGCAGGACGGACTTGTGTGCGAAGCGATCGCTGAGCGCGCCCCAGCTACGGATCGCAACCAGATTGGCGATCTGGCTGGCAACGCTCAGCACCATCACAAACGTCATGTCGAAGCCGAGCTGGCGGACGATGAACACCGTGAAAAAGGGCGTCGCGAGGTTGATCGCGAATTGCCAGGCGGCGAGGAAGTGAACGAGCCGGCGGAAATTGGCGTCGGCGAGCGGCGCACGCAGCAGGCTAAACAGGCCGAGCGGTTCGCCCGAAGCCGGCGGCATCTGCGGTTCGGGCAATCGGGCGACGACCAGGGCAGAGACCAACCCGGTCGCGCAACCGACCAGATAGAGGCTCGCAAAGGCCCAGGCGCGCAATGCTGATCCCGCTTGGGTCTGATCGAGCAAGAGTGCGGCGGCAAGACCGGCGGCCAGGCTGACCGAAGTCGTATAGACGGCTCGCTTCGCCATGACGGCACCAAGCCGATCCTGCGGAGCCAGATCGCGAAGCCAGGCATTCCACGCGCAGCCGCCGATCGCGCCGAGCGCACACAAAATGAACTGGCCGAGCGTGACCGAGGTGATCGCCAGCGCCGGCGGCAGAAAGACCGCAATGGCCATCACAGCGAGCATGGATCGGCCGATGATGCTGGTGATCACCGCGATTGTTTTGCGCCGACGTAGTCGTTCGACCAGCAGCACTGCCGGCGCCTGGAGAAGTTGCGACAGGAAGGGCGCGCTCGCAAGAATGCCGACCATGAGGTTCGAAGCGCCAAGATAGATTGCGAAAGCGGTGAGGATAACCCCGCTGGTCAGCGCGGCGGTCGCGCTCGAAAAGCCGGCTTCGTATATAAGCCGGCGAAGGCCCGCCTCGCGCTCGGCCTCGCTGATCGACGGCGTCGGGGCGAGCGTCACGTGCCCCTCCACGCTTTCGTTTCGCACAGCCGGGATCGTTCAGACATTTCCTAGCTCCGGTCCTGGAGCACCGAAAAAGCATTGCACGCCCGGGGGGTTCCCCCGCAAACCGCACTCGGACGCGAAGATCGTCGACTTTCTAATCTATGTTAAACCATTGATCTGCAATCGGAACTTGGCTGATTGGATCGCGTCTTTATCTTCGCTCGATGATCTTCGGAAAGGAGACGACTGGTGAGCAACGCGAAGAAATATGCTTATGCCTGGATCACGATCGGCTTCTTTCTCATTTCCATCGCGGGGCATTGGATTTTCGGGTGGTATGCCTTCGTCAACGAGGCGGCCGACCATGGCCAACCGGCGATCTTTGCCGACTATCTCGTCGAGATGGGGCGCGACACGTTTGAGAACTGGCAGTCGGAGTTCCTCCAGCTGCTGTGGCAGGTCGTGGGGCTGGCGTACTTCCTTTACGTGGGTTCGCCCTCGTCGAAGGAGAACGATGACCGGCTCGAAGCCAAGATCGACGAACTGATCCGGCTCGGCGGCGGTGAAAAGGCCGATGCACTGATCGCCGATATTGATCGTCGCTTTGTGCGGGCGGGCGGTCACGCGCAGCCTCACGGCCATGACAATGAGGACGAGCAGTCCGAACCTTGATGGCGCGCCCACGGGTGGCGCGTTCAAGCTTCGTGCGCAGCCAGCGTCGACTTGCCAGACCCCGTACACCGTCGACCCCGGCCGAGCCGATCGGTGCCGAGCCCAATCCGTCGCAGCTACTCTCTTGGGCCGCGTTGAGACCTGCTTCCTCGAGCGGCGCTGTGATCCGTTCGGACGTCCCGATGGTGCGGGGCAACAGACAAGCTAGCTGTCGATCGTGATTGCTACGGCCAGATTATCCGGCAGCCTAACAGGCCTGCGGCATATCGGATCGCATCTTCACGATGCGTCCTGATCGATCGCGAGCCGGAAGCAGGTCGCAAAGCGCGCTTGGTCCGCCTTGCTTAGTCCAGCCTCGGCAAAGAGCGGTGCCCATCGTTTGGCAACGATCGCACGCATGCGCTCGACAATCGCGTTCGCATCCTCGGCCGAGAGATCGAAAGCGGCGGCACCTGCCAGCGCATTGTCGATGGTGGCTGCGCGCCCCTGCGGTCCGACACCGAGCACCAGTCGGCGTTCTAGCCCCACCTGAGGCTTGGGAACGACGTCATAGAGTGGGGAAAGCCGCCAGCCCCTGCCTTCCATCAGGAAGCCGTGATTACGCAGGTGATCGTCATCATTCGTGACGAGGATGTTGAAGACCATGCGAGCAAACAATTCGTGGAGGTCGGTGCGCACCTTGACGCCATGCTGGCGGATCGCGGCGGCAAGATCGGCATAGCCATAGCGACTCACCTCGCTTTCGTGCGCGCCGAGCATGGTCAGGCCTGAGGCAAACGGCCGCCGGATGATGCCACCGGCACCGGGCGTGCGGTCAAACCGCTCGATCATGTAGATGTCGCGACCGAGCACCCTTTCGAAGTCGAGCGCGGGGACATCGAGTCCGCATTCGGCGGCGAGCCGCATCGTCGCGAGTTCGACCCGGCACTCGGGGAAGGTGTCGTTTTTCGCCGGGAACTTCGCGATCCAGGGCTGATCGCCCTTTTCGGTCGCAGCCTTCGGGCGCGCACCACCAAGTGAAGAACCGGCATTGAGGAGAGCACGTAGATTGTCGTCGAGTTCGTCAACCTGCTGCGCACGCTCAGCCGCCTCTGCGAGTTCGGCCAAGGTGAAATGCTCGCCGGGCGCGTCGCCATCGGCCCAAGGGGTGATCCGTTCGGGCTTTTGAGGGGTGGGACCGAAGGCAAGCGCACCGACCCGATTATCGCCAGAAGCCAGGATCAGGTCCATGTCGGTCGGCAGCCGGTCGCCCATCGCCTTGTACATCAGATATTGGCCCCAGCCATCCGGGGCCGCGTCCCGAATCCCGCCGAACACCGCGAAGCCCTCCTCGGTCCGAAAGGTCCGCTCGACGCCGACATCGGGTAGCGGGAGGCTGAATGGGTCGACGGGCACGCGGTCGGACCGTTCAAGATAGCGCCGTCCATAGGCGAAGGTGGCGAAGCGGTTACGCGGCTCGTCCGTCATGACGAGCAGGCCCGCCGGCACCGGTCGTTCCGCCAGATGGACGAAGACGTAGCTGCGCACACTCGTCATCAGAAGTCGAGGTCTTCGCCGGCGGGTACCCGGGTCCGCTTAGGCAGACGGGCGAGATCCTCGCTCATGCCCGCACGGTCGCTGTCCGAAGCGACGAGGTCGGCAAGGCGGTTGGTCATCCCGAATACGAGCAGGGCGCTGGCCAGTACAGCCAGACCTACAGTCGGATCGCCGGCCTCGAGCCGCCGGAGCGTCTGGACGGAGACAAGCATACGCTCAGCCATCAGGCTTTGCGGGATCTTGCGGCGACGGCGCGCAAGCGCGATATCCGCGCCAAGCTGGGTAATGGCGCGGAGACTCTGGGGCGGCAGACCGCTGGCGGCTCGTGACGCGCGGGGCATCATTTTTAAGTGACATATCACTCTTTAAACGTCAATAAGAGATGATATGTCACCTGTTTCGCCAAGTGCCAAGCCAACCTCAACCGCGCTGCCGGCGCAATAAGAGGACGCCAAGATGAGGCCTGCGCGCCTGGGAATCGGGATAATCGGCACGGGGAAGATGGCGCACCGAATGGCGGGCACCATTTCCCGCTCTGTCCCCGCGCGCCTTGCTCGTGTGGCGTCCACCTCACCCGAGCGCGCCGATGCGTTTGCGAAGCATTTCAGCTGCAAGAGCGGCTCGCTGTCCGATCTGCTGCGCGATCCGGACGTGGAGGCCATCTACATCGCCAATGCCAATCGCGACCATGCCAATGCCCTGAGCGATTCCTTCGCCTCGCAAAAGCCGATCCTCTGCGAAAAGCCCGTCACGCCAGACCTCGACACCAGCCTCGCCATGATCCAGCGCGCGCGAGAATCCCGAACCCTGCTGGTGGAAGCCATCTCAACGCCGTTTCTGCCCGCAGCGGCCGCTATGTTGAGATCGACGCGATCTCGCGGATCGCTGACCTTGGAAGCATCTTTCGGTTATCCGGTCCGCGCTGCCGATCGCCAGATGGTCATGGCACCCGATGCTGGAATTGTCCTCGACCGGGCCATTTACCCTTTAACGCTTGCCCGCCTGGCCTGCGGCCCCGGGGTCGTAGGCGATGTCGATCTGGTTCGCGACAACGGTGTCGCGATCGAAGCCAGGATCGAAATCCGACACGACAATGGGTCACGCTCGGTTCTAGAGGCATCCTTTGTTCGCCGACTGTCCAATCGGCTCACTGTCGGAAATGCAGACGGGTATCTCACGATCCCCGCCCCTTTGTTGTCGGCGCGCAGGCTCGCGGAAAGCACTGCGAGTCCAGCCCTCGGCGAACAAAATCCGCTGGTCCGCAGGATTTACGATGCGATGGCGCGATTAAGCGGCCGCGCGTACGACTTCGGCGCCGATCCAGGCCTCCCCCTGCTCGCCCATTTCACCTCGCTTGCGGCCGCGGGGCTGACCGAAAGCCCCGTACTGACCTATGACGTCATGACCGACGTCCACCAATGGATGGCCGCAGCGCAGCGCGCTTAGAATGCTGTGAACGACGATCTTCAGGCCGCGGCCGCTGCCGCCGCCCCTTCCAGCGCATCAGTGAACCTTTTGCGCCACCAGACGACATCTTGCGACATCACATTGTCCATGCACGCACGCCAGCGGGCCTGCCTTTCCTCAAGCGGCATCGCCAGCGCCTGCGCGATGGCATCGCAGATGTCCTCCGGGCTATGCGGATTGATCAGCAGCGCGTCGGTCAGTTGCTCGGCCGCGCCCGCGAACCGCGAGAGGATGAGGACGCCAGGATCCTCGGGATCCTGCGCCGCCACATATTCTTTTGCGACCAGGTTCATCCCGTCGCGCAGCGGCGTCACCAGCCCGACCTTCGCCGCACGATAGATGCCCGCCAGCTTGTCGCGCGGATAGCCGCGGTTCACATAACGGATCGGCACCCATTCGACAT
The Sphingomonas crocodyli genome window above contains:
- a CDS encoding MFS transporter, whose product is MTLAPTPSISEAEREAGLRRLIYEAGFSSATAALTSGVILTAFAIYLGASNLMVGILASAPFLSQLLQAPAVLLVERLRRRKTIAVITSIIGRSMLAVMAIAVFLPPALAITSVTLGQFILCALGAIGGCAWNAWLRDLAPQDRLGAVMAKRAVYTTSVSLAAGLAAALLLDQTQAGSALRAWAFASLYLVGCATGLVSALVVARLPEPQMPPASGEPLGLFSLLRAPLADANFRRLVHFLAAWQFAINLATPFFTVFIVRQLGFDMTFVMVLSVASQIANLVAIRSWGALSDRFAHKSVLLVAAPLYILAIVGMVVASQLGKSDAGMAYLVGLHLLMGAAVAGVTLATANIALKLSPKGEATAYVATSALVSSLAAGVAPILGGIFADFFAARRFELVLRWTSPNGVAVFSPLGLSQWDFYFLIAGALGLYALHRLSLVQEEGQIDRRAMIEQVWGEAGRVARNLGTVAGLRAVTEFSGSLLHDARLRARWLRRHRIIAAER
- a CDS encoding DUF6766 family protein, with translation MSNAKKYAYAWITIGFFLISIAGHWIFGWYAFVNEAADHGQPAIFADYLVEMGRDTFENWQSEFLQLLWQVVGLAYFLYVGSPSSKENDDRLEAKIDELIRLGGGEKADALIADIDRRFVRAGGHAQPHGHDNEDEQSEP
- a CDS encoding type II toxin-antitoxin system HipA family toxin translates to MTSVRSYVFVHLAERPVPAGLLVMTDEPRNRFATFAYGRRYLERSDRVPVDPFSLPLPDVGVERTFRTEEGFAVFGGIRDAAPDGWGQYLMYKAMGDRLPTDMDLILASGDNRVGALAFGPTPQKPERITPWADGDAPGEHFTLAELAEAAERAQQVDELDDNLRALLNAGSSLGGARPKAATEKGDQPWIAKFPAKNDTFPECRVELATMRLAAECGLDVPALDFERVLGRDIYMIERFDRTPGAGGIIRRPFASGLTMLGAHESEVSRYGYADLAAAIRQHGVKVRTDLHELFARMVFNILVTNDDDHLRNHGFLMEGRGWRLSPLYDVVPKPQVGLERRLVLGVGPQGRAATIDNALAGAAAFDLSAEDANAIVERMRAIVAKRWAPLFAEAGLSKADQARFATCFRLAIDQDAS
- a CDS encoding helix-turn-helix domain-containing protein, with the translated sequence MMPRASRAASGLPPQSLRAITQLGADIALARRRRKIPQSLMAERMLVSVQTLRRLEAGDPTVGLAVLASALLVFGMTNRLADLVASDSDRAGMSEDLARLPKRTRVPAGEDLDF
- a CDS encoding Gfo/Idh/MocA family protein — encoded protein: MRPARLGIGIIGTGKMAHRMAGTISRSVPARLARVASTSPERADAFAKHFSCKSGSLSDLLRDPDVEAIYIANANRDHANALSDSFASQKPILCEKPVTPDLDTSLAMIQRARESRTLLVEAISTPFLPAAAAMLRSTRSRGSLTLEASFGYPVRAADRQMVMAPDAGIVLDRAIYPLTLARLACGPGVVGDVDLVRDNGVAIEARIEIRHDNGSRSVLEASFVRRLSNRLTVGNADGYLTIPAPLLSARRLAESTASPALGEQNPLVRRIYDAMARLSGRAYDFGADPGLPLLAHFTSLAAAGLTESPVLTYDVMTDVHQWMAAAQRA